A stretch of the Lactuca sativa cultivar Salinas chromosome 9, Lsat_Salinas_v11, whole genome shotgun sequence genome encodes the following:
- the LOC111901607 gene encoding F-box protein At5g07610 has product MVNTRSKIKKIQNTINLWFSKAAMADTNHLATESGALIGYNDDLLIEILLRLPIASVLRFKSVSKHWRSLLSNRRFTLLYKNAGFFARSLYIPFDNENESIPPFRNLDFYPDPRGIRIMQSCNGLLLCRSNEGNDRLYKYYVFNPTTKQFAVIPSILGGMAVRKTIIFMALAFHQTDCVHYKVVCFYFPEPDDVIKVQIYSSETGKWKISDDYMSLPDCSIDYIVFWNQAIHWYPFDDKSYFKLDTEEFQSLPSEDFEDWEDALYFGESRGHLHLVARVDPRESRLQLNVFEMLNDHSRWFLKYRVDLDELTDAYPEMICSNLDPLSLDYYEFDVFDVVRGEEEEETFMVIRVPGKVIRYNVVDKSFKQISDKIGQTRGIYVHRYIESLVSF; this is encoded by the coding sequence ATGGTGAACACCAGATCCAAAATCAAGAAAATCCAGAACACCATAAACCTCTGGTTCTCGAAGGCTGCCATGGCCGACACCAATCATCTGGCCACGGAGTCTGGAGCTCTGATCGGTTACAACGACGATCTTTTAATTGAAATCCTTCTCCGATTGCCTATAGCCTCTGTTCTTCGATTCAAATCTGTATCCAAACACTGGCGTTCCCTTTTGAGTAACCGGCGATTTACCCTACTGTATAAAAATGCTGGTTTTTTTGCTCGCAGTTTGTATATTCCATTTGATAATGAGAACGAAAGCATTCCTCCTTTTCGTAATCTCGACTTCTATCCTGATCCTCGTGGTATTAGAATCATGCAATCTTGTAACGGATTGCTGCTTTGTCGTAGCAATGAAGGGAACGATCGTCTGTATAAATATTACGTATTTAATCCCACCACCAAGCAATTTGCAGTCATCCCATCAATTCTCGGAGGCATGGCTGTTCGTAAAACCATCATATTTATGGCtttggcatttcatcaaacagattGTGTTCACTACAAGGTTGTTTGCTTTTACTTTCCTGAGCCTGACGATGTGATTAAGGTTCAAATCTACTCTTCCGAAACAGGGAAATGGAAGATTTCAGATGATTATATGTCTTTACCCGATTGCTCTATCGACTACATAGTTTTTTGGAATCAAGCGATCCACTGGTATCCGTTCGATGACAAGTCATACTTTAAGCTCGACACAGAAGAATTTCAATCGTTGCCATCTGAAGATTTTGAAGACTGGGAGGATGCACTTTACTTTGGGGAGTCGCGAGGTCATCTGCATTTGGTGGCGAGGGTCGATCCCAGGGAGAGCCGTTTACAGCTTAATGTGTTCGAGATGCTAAACGATCATTCAAGGTGGTTTCTTAAGTATCGAGTTGACCTTGATGAACTTACAGATGCTTACCCGGAGATGATCTGTAGCAATCTAGATCCATTGAGCTTGGATTATTACGAATTTGATGTGTTTGATGTGGTTAggggtgaagaagaagaagaaacattTATGGTGATCAGAGTTCCAGGGAAGGTCATAAGGTATAATGTTGTGGACAAGAGTTTCAAGCAGATATCTGACAAGATCGGACAAACCAGAGGCATATATGTTCATCGTTATATTGAATCTTTGGTGTCTTTCTAA
- the LOC111901790 gene encoding cellular nucleic acid-binding protein homolog, protein MTVRPTPTLEITIGVAKSIEEVINGSIANKVEVGKKRKLEGSSRFDNNNMFSRYGGVGEATWCDKYGRKHNGRCPKEVTCFKCGKIGHYAHECPTEEEICFKCSKEGRYKKECPMRVTKPSVPLKNYERCDEDVTCYKCGKTGHYANKCVSKKRVCYEFRGEGHLSRDCPKMNEGAKPNALPQPKAEAF, encoded by the coding sequence ATGACAGTACGCCCGACACCTACTCTTGAGATAACTATCGGGGTTGCTAAGTCAATCGAGGAAGTGATCAACGGTAGTatcgccaacaaggttgaagttggcaagaagaggaaattagaGGGGTCTTCAAGGTTTGACAATAACAACATGTTCTCAAGGTATGGAGGTGTAGGTGAAGCGACATGGTGTGATAAGTATGGAAGAAAGCACAACGGGAGATGCCCTAAGGAAGtgacctgctttaaatgcgggaagaTTGGTCACTATGCCCACGAATGCCCAACCGAGGAAGAAATTTGCTTTAAGTGTAGTAAAGAGGGACGCTACAAGAAAGAATGCCCTATGAGAGTTACAAAGCCAAGTGTACCGCTAAAGAACTATGAGAGATGTGATGAAGATgtgacttgttacaaatgtggaaagacagggcattacgccaacaagtgTGTATCCAAAAAGAGGGTGTGCTATGAATTTCGGGGAGAAGGGCATTTAtctagggactgcccaaagaTGAATGAGGGAGCAAAACCAAATGCACTGCCACAGCCAAAGGCAGAAGCATTTTAa